The Desulfatiglans sp. genome includes the window CCAGTATTGTATTTTTCTTATCTGTACTCATATTTGTTCTCCTAACTATAGCGGCAGTGTAATGATTACACTGGTACCTGCTTCAGGGTTGCTCTCCACCTTTATCTCACCATTATGTGATTCTATTATGCGGTGAACAATCGCTAAGCCCAGCCCTGTACCTGACTGTTTTGTGGTGAAGTAGGGGTCAAAGATGCTCCCGATGTCACCCGGGGCAATCCCTTTACCTGTATCGCTTACAGTGATCCTTACTACCTCCATATCCGCGTCATAATCCGCCTTTACCAATAACTCCCCGCCATTTTCCATTGCCTCAATGCTGTTTAAAAAGAGGTTCAGAAATACCTGGTTCATACGATCCGTATCAAAGGGGATATAGGGGATGCCCGGTGCTATCTCAACCTTGACCCTGATATTGCGTTCATTCGCGTTTCTTTCAATCATCTTGGTAGAGTGGTTGATCACCTTGCTGATATCAAGTATCTCCTTTTTGATATCAACCGGTCTTGCAAAATCAAGGAGCTGGGTGATTACCCTGTTCAGCCTCTCCACCTCGCTTACCATAATATGGGCCGTATTTTTATCCTCAGGCACATCCTTGTATCTCTCGCCAAAGTATGTGGCAAACCCTTTTATGGAGCTTAGGGGGTTTCTGATCTCATGTGCTACACCTGCGGCAAGCCTGCCTATGGATGCAAGCCTTGTGCTGCGCTCAACCTCCTTTTTAAGCTCCTTTACCTCTGACAGGTCTCTGAAGAGAACAATATACCCCAGGAGAGTGCCTGAACTGTCTTTAAGTATAGAGAGGTATAGATCCAGATATACCTTGCTGTGTTCTTCGAGCTCTATTTCAAGCTCTTTAACTATGTTTTTCTCGTTAACACGCAGTTCATTTATCAACTGGATCAGCTCTTCCGGAAGTTTCTCTGCAGCTGGTTTGCCCAGCGTCTCGTGGCCCGGCATATGGAGCAGCGTTTCAGCAATGTAATTAAAGGATGCAATCCTTGAATCGGTATCAAGTACAATAAGCCCGATGGGCATGTTTTCTACTATGTTATCAGAAAGTGCCTTTATCCTTGAAAGGGATGTCTGGGCTGACCTGTATGCCTGTACAAGTATGAGCACGGAAATACCTGCAAACCCTATCAGGAGAAGATAA containing:
- a CDS encoding PAS domain-containing protein, with protein sequence MHDMANHFQNRASTKFRPLLWIMAGCIIILLPIFIFWTSDNINRQKRAIERLLIDKGANYILSVEWATRNAMVGSIMDRFPMPEAFNQLRDQNPLQGLITFYTQNPEISYIILTDLEGNITNHSDQDQIGEKYVKNLDFSMLVETGELKRREVTDRGGNRVFEVYRVFMPSMRMRAPLGRPGDGQQHQRSRRDAFTGRNPYYPEEESRIIYVGLDMAQLEAQSREDTRELIKKGFYLLLIGFAGISVLILVQAYRSAQTSLSRIKALSDNIVENMPIGLIVLDTDSRIASFNYIAETLLHMPGHETLGKPAAEKLPEELIQLINELRVNEKNIVKELEIELEEHSKVYLDLYLSILKDSSGTLLGYIVLFRDLSEVKELKKEVERSTRLASIGRLAAGVAHEIRNPLSSIKGFATYFGERYKDVPEDKNTAHIMVSEVERLNRVITQLLDFARPVDIKKEILDISKVINHSTKMIERNANERNIRVKVEIAPGIPYIPFDTDRMNQVFLNLFLNSIEAMENGGELLVKADYDADMEVVRITVSDTGKGIAPGDIGSIFDPYFTTKQSGTGLGLAIVHRIIESHNGEIKVESNPEAGTSVIITLPL